From Pagrus major chromosome 6, Pma_NU_1.0, one genomic window encodes:
- the tardbpb gene encoding TAR DNA-binding protein 43 isoform X4 has product MAEVYIRVAEEENEEPMEIPSEDDGTVLLSTVAAQFPGACGLRFRSPVSQCMRGVRLVEGILHAPENGWGNVVYVVNYPKDNKRKMEEIDASSAVKMKRGDMKTSDLIVLGLPWKTTEQDLKDYFSTFGEVIMVQVKRDAKTGNSKGFGFVRFTEYESQEKVISQRHMIDGRWCDCKLPNSKGPDEPLRSRKVFVGRCTEDMTTDDLRQFFMQYGEVTDVFIPKPFRAFAFVTFADDQVAQGLCGEDLIIKGVSVHISNAEPKHGNRQFDRTARFGNGFGAQAFGSSRSGLGSSTNSSLANFGSFSLNPAMMAAAQAALQSSWGMMGMLASQQQTSTSGSTSSGTSSSRDQSQSFGTGNSNYGTSSASLGWGTGSNSTTSGSGFSSGFGSSMESKSSGWGM; this is encoded by the exons aTGGCCGAAGTCTACATAAGAGTGGCAGAGGAGGAAAACGAGGAACCCATGGAGATCCCGTCTGAGGACGACGGCACGGTTCTGCTCTCAACCGTGGCAGCTCAGTTTCCCGGGGCTTGTGGCCTGCGGTTCAGGAGCCCCGTGTCACAGTGCATGCGGGGAGTGCGTCTTGTGGAAGGGATCCTACACGCGCCAGAAAACGGATGGGGGAATGTCGTTTATGTGGTGAACTATCCTAAAG ACAACAaaaggaaaatggaggaaattgATGCGTcctctgctgtgaaaatgaagagaggggACATGAAGACATCTGACTTGATCGTACTCGGTCTTCCCTGGAAAACAACTGAGCAGGACCTCAAAGATTACTTTAGCACATTTGGAGAAGTCATCATGGTTCAG GTAAAACGGGATGCAAAGACCGGAAACTCCAAAGGATTTGGCTTTGTGAGGTTCACAGAGTACGAGTCTCAAGAAAAGGTGATCTCCCAGCGCCACATGATTGACGGACGATGGTGTGACTGCAAGCTCCCTAACTCGAAG GGTCCTGACGAGCCACTGAGGAGCCGGAAAGTGTTTGTAGGCCGTTGCACAGAGGACATGACCACAGATGACCTTCGACAGTTCTTTATGCAGTATGGAGAAGTCACTGATGTCTTCATCCCCAAGCCATTCCGTGCTTTTGCTTTTGTCACATTTGCAGATGATCAG GTTGCCCAGGGTCTCTGTGGAGAGGACCTAATAATCAAAGGCGTCAGTGTTCACATCTCAAATGCTGAGCCCAAACATGGAAATAGGCAGTTTGATCGTACAGCACGGTTTGGGAATGGTTTTGGAGCTCAAGCATTTGGTAGCAGCCGTAGTGGGTTAGGGAGCAGCACTAACAGTAGTCTGGCTAATTTTGGTTCCTTCAGTCTGAACCCGGCTATGATGGCTGCTGCTCAGGCTGCTCTGCAGAGTAGTTGGGGGATGATGGGCATGCTGGCTAGCCAGCAGCAGACATCCACCTCAGGCAGCACCTCCAGTGGAACAAGCTCTAGTAGGGACCAGAGTCAGTCTTTTGGTACAGGCAACAGCAACTACGGCACCAGCTCAGCCAGTCTTGGCTGGGGAACAGGGTCAAACTCTACAACCAGTGGTAGTGGGTTTAGCTCAGGTTTTGGGTCCAGTATGGAGTCAAAGTCATCTGGGTGGGGTATGtaa
- the tardbpb gene encoding TAR DNA-binding protein 43 isoform X3, which produces MAEVYIRVAEEENEEPMEIPSEDDGTVLLSTVAAQFPGACGLRFRSPVSQCMRGVRLVEGILHAPENGWGNVVYVVNYPKDNKRKMEEIDASSAVKMKRGDMKTSDLIVLGLPWKTTEQDLKDYFSTFGEVIMVQVKRDAKTGNSKGFGFVRFTEYESQEKVISQRHMIDGRWCDCKLPNSKQGPDEPLRSRKVFVGRCTEDMTTDDLRQFFMQYGEVTDVFIPKPFRAFAFVTFADDQVAQGLCGEDLIIKGVSVHISNAEPKHGNRQFDRTARFGNGFGAQAFGSSRSGLGSSTNSSLANFGSFSLNPAMMAAAQAALQSSWGMMGMLASQQQTSTSGSTSSGTSSSRDQSQSFGTGNSNYGTSSASLGWGTGSNSTTSGSGFSSGFGSSMESKSSGWGM; this is translated from the exons aTGGCCGAAGTCTACATAAGAGTGGCAGAGGAGGAAAACGAGGAACCCATGGAGATCCCGTCTGAGGACGACGGCACGGTTCTGCTCTCAACCGTGGCAGCTCAGTTTCCCGGGGCTTGTGGCCTGCGGTTCAGGAGCCCCGTGTCACAGTGCATGCGGGGAGTGCGTCTTGTGGAAGGGATCCTACACGCGCCAGAAAACGGATGGGGGAATGTCGTTTATGTGGTGAACTATCCTAAAG ACAACAaaaggaaaatggaggaaattgATGCGTcctctgctgtgaaaatgaagagaggggACATGAAGACATCTGACTTGATCGTACTCGGTCTTCCCTGGAAAACAACTGAGCAGGACCTCAAAGATTACTTTAGCACATTTGGAGAAGTCATCATGGTTCAG GTAAAACGGGATGCAAAGACCGGAAACTCCAAAGGATTTGGCTTTGTGAGGTTCACAGAGTACGAGTCTCAAGAAAAGGTGATCTCCCAGCGCCACATGATTGACGGACGATGGTGTGACTGCAAGCTCCCTAACTCGAAG CAGGGTCCTGACGAGCCACTGAGGAGCCGGAAAGTGTTTGTAGGCCGTTGCACAGAGGACATGACCACAGATGACCTTCGACAGTTCTTTATGCAGTATGGAGAAGTCACTGATGTCTTCATCCCCAAGCCATTCCGTGCTTTTGCTTTTGTCACATTTGCAGATGATCAG GTTGCCCAGGGTCTCTGTGGAGAGGACCTAATAATCAAAGGCGTCAGTGTTCACATCTCAAATGCTGAGCCCAAACATGGAAATAGGCAGTTTGATCGTACAGCACGGTTTGGGAATGGTTTTGGAGCTCAAGCATTTGGTAGCAGCCGTAGTGGGTTAGGGAGCAGCACTAACAGTAGTCTGGCTAATTTTGGTTCCTTCAGTCTGAACCCGGCTATGATGGCTGCTGCTCAGGCTGCTCTGCAGAGTAGTTGGGGGATGATGGGCATGCTGGCTAGCCAGCAGCAGACATCCACCTCAGGCAGCACCTCCAGTGGAACAAGCTCTAGTAGGGACCAGAGTCAGTCTTTTGGTACAGGCAACAGCAACTACGGCACCAGCTCAGCCAGTCTTGGCTGGGGAACAGGGTCAAACTCTACAACCAGTGGTAGTGGGTTTAGCTCAGGTTTTGGGTCCAGTATGGAGTCAAAGTCATCTGGGTGGGGTATGtaa
- the tardbpb gene encoding TAR DNA-binding protein 43 isoform X1 gives MAEVYIRVAEEENEEPMEIPSEDDGTVLLSTVAAQFPGACGLRFRSPVSQCMRGVRLVEGILHAPENGWGNVVYVVNYPKDNKRKMEEIDASSAVKMKRGDMKTSDLIVLGLPWKTTEQDLKDYFSTFGEVIMVQVKRDAKTGNSKGFGFVRFTEYESQEKVISQRHMIDGRWCDCKLPNSKVNMQGPDEPLRSRKVFVGRCTEDMTTDDLRQFFMQYGEVTDVFIPKPFRAFAFVTFADDQVAQGLCGEDLIIKGVSVHISNAEPKHGNRQFDRTARFGNGFGAQAFGSSRSGLGSSTNSSLANFGSFSLNPAMMAAAQAALQSSWGMMGMLASQQQTSTSGSTSSGTSSSRDQSQSFGTGNSNYGTSSASLGWGTGSNSTTSGSGFSSGFGSSMESKSSGWGM, from the exons aTGGCCGAAGTCTACATAAGAGTGGCAGAGGAGGAAAACGAGGAACCCATGGAGATCCCGTCTGAGGACGACGGCACGGTTCTGCTCTCAACCGTGGCAGCTCAGTTTCCCGGGGCTTGTGGCCTGCGGTTCAGGAGCCCCGTGTCACAGTGCATGCGGGGAGTGCGTCTTGTGGAAGGGATCCTACACGCGCCAGAAAACGGATGGGGGAATGTCGTTTATGTGGTGAACTATCCTAAAG ACAACAaaaggaaaatggaggaaattgATGCGTcctctgctgtgaaaatgaagagaggggACATGAAGACATCTGACTTGATCGTACTCGGTCTTCCCTGGAAAACAACTGAGCAGGACCTCAAAGATTACTTTAGCACATTTGGAGAAGTCATCATGGTTCAG GTAAAACGGGATGCAAAGACCGGAAACTCCAAAGGATTTGGCTTTGTGAGGTTCACAGAGTACGAGTCTCAAGAAAAGGTGATCTCCCAGCGCCACATGATTGACGGACGATGGTGTGACTGCAAGCTCCCTAACTCGAAGGTGAATATG CAGGGTCCTGACGAGCCACTGAGGAGCCGGAAAGTGTTTGTAGGCCGTTGCACAGAGGACATGACCACAGATGACCTTCGACAGTTCTTTATGCAGTATGGAGAAGTCACTGATGTCTTCATCCCCAAGCCATTCCGTGCTTTTGCTTTTGTCACATTTGCAGATGATCAG GTTGCCCAGGGTCTCTGTGGAGAGGACCTAATAATCAAAGGCGTCAGTGTTCACATCTCAAATGCTGAGCCCAAACATGGAAATAGGCAGTTTGATCGTACAGCACGGTTTGGGAATGGTTTTGGAGCTCAAGCATTTGGTAGCAGCCGTAGTGGGTTAGGGAGCAGCACTAACAGTAGTCTGGCTAATTTTGGTTCCTTCAGTCTGAACCCGGCTATGATGGCTGCTGCTCAGGCTGCTCTGCAGAGTAGTTGGGGGATGATGGGCATGCTGGCTAGCCAGCAGCAGACATCCACCTCAGGCAGCACCTCCAGTGGAACAAGCTCTAGTAGGGACCAGAGTCAGTCTTTTGGTACAGGCAACAGCAACTACGGCACCAGCTCAGCCAGTCTTGGCTGGGGAACAGGGTCAAACTCTACAACCAGTGGTAGTGGGTTTAGCTCAGGTTTTGGGTCCAGTATGGAGTCAAAGTCATCTGGGTGGGGTATGtaa
- the tardbpb gene encoding TAR DNA-binding protein 43 isoform X2, giving the protein MAEVYIRVAEEENEEPMEIPSEDDGTVLLSTVAAQFPGACGLRFRSPVSQCMRGVRLVEGILHAPENGWGNVVYVVNYPKDNKRKMEEIDASSAVKMKRGDMKTSDLIVLGLPWKTTEQDLKDYFSTFGEVIMVQVKRDAKTGNSKGFGFVRFTEYESQEKVISQRHMIDGRWCDCKLPNSKVNMGPDEPLRSRKVFVGRCTEDMTTDDLRQFFMQYGEVTDVFIPKPFRAFAFVTFADDQVAQGLCGEDLIIKGVSVHISNAEPKHGNRQFDRTARFGNGFGAQAFGSSRSGLGSSTNSSLANFGSFSLNPAMMAAAQAALQSSWGMMGMLASQQQTSTSGSTSSGTSSSRDQSQSFGTGNSNYGTSSASLGWGTGSNSTTSGSGFSSGFGSSMESKSSGWGM; this is encoded by the exons aTGGCCGAAGTCTACATAAGAGTGGCAGAGGAGGAAAACGAGGAACCCATGGAGATCCCGTCTGAGGACGACGGCACGGTTCTGCTCTCAACCGTGGCAGCTCAGTTTCCCGGGGCTTGTGGCCTGCGGTTCAGGAGCCCCGTGTCACAGTGCATGCGGGGAGTGCGTCTTGTGGAAGGGATCCTACACGCGCCAGAAAACGGATGGGGGAATGTCGTTTATGTGGTGAACTATCCTAAAG ACAACAaaaggaaaatggaggaaattgATGCGTcctctgctgtgaaaatgaagagaggggACATGAAGACATCTGACTTGATCGTACTCGGTCTTCCCTGGAAAACAACTGAGCAGGACCTCAAAGATTACTTTAGCACATTTGGAGAAGTCATCATGGTTCAG GTAAAACGGGATGCAAAGACCGGAAACTCCAAAGGATTTGGCTTTGTGAGGTTCACAGAGTACGAGTCTCAAGAAAAGGTGATCTCCCAGCGCCACATGATTGACGGACGATGGTGTGACTGCAAGCTCCCTAACTCGAAGGTGAATATG GGTCCTGACGAGCCACTGAGGAGCCGGAAAGTGTTTGTAGGCCGTTGCACAGAGGACATGACCACAGATGACCTTCGACAGTTCTTTATGCAGTATGGAGAAGTCACTGATGTCTTCATCCCCAAGCCATTCCGTGCTTTTGCTTTTGTCACATTTGCAGATGATCAG GTTGCCCAGGGTCTCTGTGGAGAGGACCTAATAATCAAAGGCGTCAGTGTTCACATCTCAAATGCTGAGCCCAAACATGGAAATAGGCAGTTTGATCGTACAGCACGGTTTGGGAATGGTTTTGGAGCTCAAGCATTTGGTAGCAGCCGTAGTGGGTTAGGGAGCAGCACTAACAGTAGTCTGGCTAATTTTGGTTCCTTCAGTCTGAACCCGGCTATGATGGCTGCTGCTCAGGCTGCTCTGCAGAGTAGTTGGGGGATGATGGGCATGCTGGCTAGCCAGCAGCAGACATCCACCTCAGGCAGCACCTCCAGTGGAACAAGCTCTAGTAGGGACCAGAGTCAGTCTTTTGGTACAGGCAACAGCAACTACGGCACCAGCTCAGCCAGTCTTGGCTGGGGAACAGGGTCAAACTCTACAACCAGTGGTAGTGGGTTTAGCTCAGGTTTTGGGTCCAGTATGGAGTCAAAGTCATCTGGGTGGGGTATGtaa
- the cenps gene encoding centromere protein S has product MSVDKDETHQRLKAAVHYTVGRICQKMGEDQRRPFSRQVVAAIAETTFRQCDIFAKDLEAFARHAKRSTVSTEDVKLVARRSTALSIYIQNKSEELNQEQRDLKKKSTGKRKSRDTEEENKE; this is encoded by the exons ATGTCTGTTGATAAAGACGAAACGCATCAG aggttAAAGGCAGCCGTCCATTACACTGTGGGTCGCATTTGTCAGAAGATGGGAGAGGACCAACGGAGACCGTTCAGCCGGCAGGTCGTAGCAGCGATAGCCGAGACAACGTTCAGACAGTGTG ATATATTtgccaaagacctggaagcctTTGCAAG GCATGCTAAAAGAAGCACAGTGTCTACAGAAGATGTGAAGCTTGTAGCCCGTCGCAGTACTGCATTG tccatctacatacaaaataaaagtgaagaaCTGAACCAGGAGCAGAGGGATTTGAAAAAGAAGAGTACTGGGaagaggaaaagcagagacactgaggaggaaaacaaagaataa
- the rbp7b gene encoding retinoid-binding protein 7 translates to MPVDYSGTWDMESNVNFEGYMIALGIDFATRKMASMLKPQKVIKQDGDHFTFRTLTTFKNYELSFKIGEEFKEVTKGMDNRSCQTVVNWENNKLVCVQKGEKKNRGWTHWIQGDELHLELTCEGQVCKQVYKRTL, encoded by the exons ATGCCTGTCGACTACAGCGGGACGTGGGACATGGAAagcaatgttaattttgaggGATACATGATTGCTCTTG GCATTGATTTTGCAACGCGCAAGATGGCCTCGATGCTGAAGCCACAGAAAGTGATTAAGCAAGACGGGGACCATTTCACATTCAGGACGCTCACTACGTTCAAAAATTACGAGCTTTCGTTCAAAATTGGAGAGGAGTTTAAAGAGGTGACTAAAGGGATGGACAACAGGTCATGCCAG ACTGTGGTGAACTGGGAAAACAATAAGCTGGTGTGTGTtcagaaaggagagaagaagaaccGAGGGTGGACTCACTGGATTCAGGGAGACGAGCTTCATCTG gAGCTGACTTGTGAGGGCCAAGTCTGCAAGCAAGTTTATAAGAGGACACTGTGA
- the LOC140997828 gene encoding uncharacterized protein: MFLYMLVFMAYHSSRWIPRSQRLKFQIVNAVFTLLVLVPQFYVLGRPKSSRYCRQPLLNNLSASIALSFIASGFSVVFTLIDPVPQSLWASYHVFGLLSCGHGLCTAILTLTAAACVKTTPELYYMSLILTVASIFSTGFFMVRGGLWLTNRLSVTDPSRNNER, encoded by the exons ATGTTCCTCTACATGCTCGTCTTCATGGCGTATCACAGCAGCAGATGGATACCGAGGAGTCAGAGGTTAAAATT TCAAATAGTGAATGCAGTGTTCACGCTGCTTGTTCTGGTCCCTCAGTTCTACGTCCTGGGAAG gccCAAATCCTCACGATACTGCAGGCAGCCTCTTCTGAACAACCTGTCAGCCTCCATCGCTTTGTCCTTCATAGCTTCAG GTTTTTCAGTGGTATTCACATTGATAGACCCGGTTCCTCAAAGCCTGTGGGCGTCCTATCATGTGTTTGGATTGCTGTCATGTGGACACGGTCTGTGCACGGCCATCCtgactctgacagcagcagcatgt GTCAAAACCACCCCTGAGCTGTACTACATGTCCCTTATTCTAACAGTCGCTTCTATTTTCAGTACAG GTTTTTTCATGGTGAGAGGGGGACTCTGGTTGACCAACAGGCTGTCTGTCACGGACCCGAGCAGAAACAATGAGCGATAA
- the h6pd gene encoding GDH/6PGL endoplasmic bifunctional protein produces the protein MFVTVFLLLVTLCAQGGNGEEREEAQRPGHVSVVIVGGTGDLAKKYLWQGFFELYVNQVKSGYTFSFYGGGLSPADKATPVLFEILKAVSCPKDVSQERCALLKEQFLRLSQYRQLQSVEDYQDLAKHIEKELQQEGMTEAGRLFYLSVPAFAYADIADKINSSCRPTSGAWLRVVLEKPFGHDFRSAQVLASQLGNSLKDEEMYRIDHYLGKQVVSRILPFREENKKLLDPIWNRHHIERVEIVLKETLDVKGRIPFYDQYGVVRDVLQNHMTEVMTLLTMSLPMNLSSNEEVLRNKLQVFRSLLPVGKDQAVVGQYQAYKTEVQQELNKTKDHISITPTFAAVLTYIDEAQYEGVPILLISGKMLDERVGYARILFKNDIFCLQNHNSVHCKPKQIVFHFGHGSLKYPAILVSKNLFKPVLMDSAWKEVTEHKDVDVLGLPLSDYYVQTPIEQREAYYELISHIFAGRKNSFISTENLLASWGLWTPLLSSLASTFPRIYPGGAENGDLLDVHIKGKDISYHNEVVIISNDQIGGGFQVMQGKFRSSDMVSAWTEELVVRLAADIQEAAEAAVREGGVFHLALSGGSSPLALFHRLALHHFSFPWRDTHVWMVDERCVPLTDSESNFRNLHDHLLHHVRIPYYNIHPMPVQINQRLCVEEDGGALLYEKEVNKWVNGSSFHFVLLGVGYDSHTASLFPGSKVDDHGESLVALTESPIKPHQRMSLTFSAINRAHRVALLVMGKGKHELITQLSRVKDNPDKWPVTGVKPANGRLVWYIDYDALLG, from the exons ATGTTTGTGACTGTGTTCCTGCTTCTGGTCACTCTCTGTGCCCAGGGAGGAAATggcgaggagagagaggaggcacaGAGACCCGGCCATGTTTCGGTGGTGATAGTGGGAGGCACAGGTGACCTGGCAAAGAAGTACCTGTGGCAGGGCTTCTTCGAACTGTATGTGAACCAGGTCAAAAGTGGATACACCTTTTCCTTCTATGGCGGAGGACTGTCCCCTGCTGACAAGGCCACACCGGTCCTCTTTGAGATCCTGAAGGCGGTTTCTTGCCCAAAGGATGTATCACAGGAACGCTGTGCTCTGCTCAAAGAGCAGTTCCTGCGGCTCTCACAGTATCGGCAGCTGCAGAGCGTCGAGGACTACCAGGATCTGGCAAAGCACATTGAGAAAGAGCTTCAACAAGAGGGAATGACAGAGGCTGGGAGGCTCTTCTACCTCTCAGTACCAGCCTTTGCATATGCAGATATTGCTGATAAGATCAACAGCAGCTGTAGGCCGACCAGCGGGGCGTGGCTGAGGGTGGTGCTCGAGAAACCTTTTGGACATGACTTCAGGAGTGCTCAGGTGCTTGCATCTCAGCTCGGGAATTCCTTAAAGGATGAAGAAATGTACAGAATTGACCATTACCTGGGAAAGCAG GTGGTTTCAAGGATTCTTCCattcagagaagaaaacaagaagctTCTGGATCCCATCTGGAACAGGCACCACATAGAGAGAGTGGAGATTGTACTGAAAGAGACGCTGGATGTTAAAG GTCGTATCCCCTTCTACGACCAATACGGGGTGGTCAGAGATGTGCTGCAGAACCACATGACAGAGGTCATGACCCTGTTGACCATGAGCCTGCCCATGAACCTGAGCAGCAATGAGGAAGTCCTACGAAACAAGCTGCAGGTCTTCAGGTCCCTGCTGCCCGTAGGGAAGGATCAAGCTGTGGTCGGCCAATACCAAGCATACAAAACAGAGGTTCAGCAGGAGCTGAATAAGACGAAAGATCACATCAGCATCACACCAACATTTGCAG CTGTATTGACGTACATCGATGAGGCCCAGTATGAAGGTGTGCCAATTCTTCTGATCTCAGGGAAGATGTTAGATGAGCGGGTGGGATATGCACGCATACTTTTCAAGAATGACATCTTTTGTCTTCAGAACCACAACAGCGTACACTGCAAGCCCAAACAGATAGTTTTCCACTTTGGGCACGGCAGCCTTAAATATCCAGCAATTCTTGTAAGTAAGAATTTATTCAAGCCAGTTTTAATGGACAGTGCGTGGAAGGAAGTGACAGAGCATAAAGATGTCGATGTTCTAGGTTTGCCTCTTTCAGACTACTATGTGCAAACGCCAATAGAGCAGAGGGAAGCTTATTATGAActaatttcacacatttttgctGGACGAAAGAATAGTTTCATTAGTACTGAAAACCTGCTGGCTTCTTGGGGCTTGTGGACGCCACTACTCAGCAGCCTTGCCAGCACGTTTCCCCGCATCTACCCAGGAGGTGCAGAGAACGGAGACCTGCTGGACGTCCATATTAAAGGGAAAGACATTAGCTACCACAATGAGGTGGTGATAATCAGCAATGATCAGATTGGTGGTGGCTTCCAAGTGATGCAAGGTAAATTTCGTAGCTCTGACATGGTGTCTGCCTGGACTGAGGAGCTGGTGGTGAGGCTAGCTGCAGACATACAAGAAGCAGCGGAGGCCGCAGTACGCGAGGGTGGTGTTTTTCATCTTGCCCTCTCTGGTGGGTCCTCTCCCCTCGCTCTGTTCCACAGGCTGGCCCTGCACCACTTCTCCTTCCCCTGGAGGGACACCCATGTGTGGATGGTGGATGAGCGCTGCGTGCCACTGACTGACTCAGAATCCAACTTCCGCAACCTCCACGACCATCTACTGCACCATGTGAGGATACCCTATTACAACATCCACCCCATGCCAGTACAGATCAACCAGCgtctgtgtgtggaggaggacggaggagcGCTGCTGTATGAGAAAGAGGTCAACAAGTGGGTGAACGGCTCCAGCTTCCACTTTGTGCTGCTGGGAGTGGGCTACGACAGCCACACAGCCTCTCTGTTCCCTGGCAGTAAAGTAGATGACCACGGGGAGAGTCTGGTGGCCCTCACTGAGAGCCCCATCAAGCCTCACCAGCGTATGAGCCTCACTTTTAGTGCCATCAACCGAGCGCACAGGGTCGCTCTGTTAGTGATGGGCAAAGGCAAACATGAGCTGATCACCCAGCTGAGCCGAGTGAAGGACAACCCAGACAAATGGCCCGTCACTGGGGTGAAGCCTGCTAATGGCAGACTTGTTTGGTATATAGACTATGATGCACTTTTAGGATAG